In Vibrio pomeroyi, the genomic window GGGCCCTTATCTCTATGACAGCTCTCAAAAATTCTGTCTCCAAAGGTGTAAAAACAAAAGTAACAGGCCAGACTCAAGACGATGTTGTTTACTGCCATATCTTCGACGCGATACTAGAACAAAGGCTTCCACCAGCCACCAAATTAAGCGAAGAAGCGTTAGCAGAAATCTTTGGCGTTAGCCGCACGATCATTCGCCGTGCCTTATTGCGTCTCTCTTTAGAACAAGTTGTGGTGATCCGTCCAAACCGAGGTGCCATGATTGCTGCGCCAACGGTAGACGAAGCCAAACAGATATTTAAAGCGCGTGAAGTGATGGAGCTTGCTATCACAGAGCTTGCAGTGAAAAACGCAACCAAAGCTCAAATCGAAGAGTGCAGAAAATTGGTCGCGAAAGAGAACTGCGCCTTTGACCAAGGTGACTACGGTTCTGGATTACGCTTGTCTGGTGAGTTCCACATCAAACTGGCAGAAATGGCAGAAAACGCACCACTGCTTGCCTTCCAGCGCAGCCTAGTGTCGCAAACCTCACTGCTGATCGCTCAATACGAAACAGGTAATCACTCGAACTGTTCTTTGGATGAACACGAAGGGTTACTTGATGCGATTGAGTCTGGCGATGAAGAGCAAGCCGTCGAGTTGATGAAAGAACACTTGAGCCACATTCGTTCGAAGCTCAACCTAGACAGCAGCACCGCATCGAGCGACCTGCATGTTGTGTTCTCAGATTTGCTTAAGAACAAGTCATAATCGCTTCTATAAGCTATTAATGACTAACTGCTAATAGTCTCTTGTTAACAACAATCAGTTAACAAGACGGGAGAGAAGTAAGCCTCTGCGTTTACTTCTCTTTTTTTATGCTCTCCCCATAATGATAGACGCGAAGATCGGCGCATTTCACCTCAAAACACTCTTAATTCTGAGCAGAATAGTGCTCTTATCCTCTATAGCATTTGCTCCCTAATGCCATAATTCTTGTCTTTATTTTGTATACATAACCATTAATTCATTCACACCACAAAACTCAGCACTTCCAATTTAAATCCCAATAAAACAAACAACTACAGACAAAATTAAATTGTACACAATCCACCAAAGAGCAATGTTGTTGCATTTTTGTAAATAAATAGTTGACCGCAGGGTCAAGATGGATAATTATTGACCTAGAAGTCAAAAAGAATACACATGGAAAAATGTCGATTTACAAGGAGGTCTCTTGATTACTTTTTTGCTCAATCAGGAAATAAGACGTGAAGACAATCTGTCGCCGAATATGACAGTGCTCAACTACCTTCGTACCAAGGTTAATAAAACAGGTACCAAAGAAGGTTGTGGGTCCGGTGACTGTGGCGCATGTACCGTCGTTTTAGGTGAAGTGGTGGATGGACAACTGCAATACCGCTCGGTGAACTCTTGCCTTACGTTCGTTTCAGCGCTGCATGGTAAACAGCTAATCACAGTAGAAGATCTACAAAACCGAGATAAGTCACTGCACCCTGTACAGAAAGCGGTGGTTGATTTTCACGGTTCACAATGTGGTTACTGCACGCCGGGCTTCATCATGTCGATGTTTGCGCTAGGCAAGAACAAACCCGATGCGAGCAAAGAAGACGTCATGGAATCACTGGCGGGTAACCTATGTCGCTGTACGGGCTACCGACCAATTGTTGATGCTGCGATGTCGCTTTCAACAGACCAACCTTTGATCGACCAATTTGCTGAACTTGAACGCAACACCATCAAGAAGCTAGAAGATATTCAAGACACTGAAGCCAACTTACGCCTTGGTCACCTCACCGCTTTTTCCCCGAAAAGCACGGATGAGTTGGCCAAGCTTTTTCAAGCGCATCCGAACGCGAAGCTGGTTGCTGGCGGCACGGATTTAGCACTGGAAGTGACACAGTTCCATCGCGAGATAGAAACACTGATCAGCGTAAACCTTGTTGAAGACATGAAGGTGTGCGAAGAAACCGACACCGATTTAATCATTGGTGCCAACCTACCTATCAGCGATTCTTACGCACTACTGAAAAAACACTACCCAGATTTTGGTGAGCTACTGCACCGCTTTGCTTCCCTGCAAGTACGTAACCAAGGCACCATTGGCGGTAATGTTGCCAATGCTTCACCTATCGGTGACACCCCTCCTCTACTGATTGCCCTTAACGCAAAGATCAAACTTCGTTGCGGTGATGAGTCACGCACCATGCCGATTGAAGATTACTTCATCAGCTACAAAGTGACGGCGCAAAAAGAGAGTGAGTTCATAGAACAGATCATCATTCCTAAGCCAACTAACGACAGCTTCCGAGCTTACAAGCTGTCGAAACGTTTAGACGATGACATCTCTGCGGTGTGTGGTGCGTTCGATATTCAAATTGAAGATGGCAAGGTGTCTTACGCTCGTATCGCCTTTGGTGGTATGGCTGCAACGCCTAAGCGCGCGGCGCGTTGTGAAAACACGTTATTAGGCAAACAGTGGACAGACGCTAATATTAAGTTAGCGATGCAGGAACTGTATAACGACTTTGAGCCGCTATCCGATTTCCGTGCAAGCCAAGAGTACCGTTCATTGTCGGCAGCAAATATGTTGCGTCGCTACTTCATTGAACAGCAGAACAAAAACAACCAAATCGAAACAAGGGTAACGTCTTATGTCTAATTCAAACAAGCATGCGATGACCCACGAAGAGATGGTTACCATTGCAAAACAAGACCTAAAAACTGGCGTAGGCAAAAGCGTAAAACACGACAGTGCAGCCAAGCAAGTAACGGGCGAAGCGGTATACATTGATGACCGCCTAGAGTTCCCAAATCAGCTGCATGTCTACGCACGCCTGAGCACTCAAGCGCACGCTAACATCACCAAGATAGATTTATCACCGTGTTACGAATTCGAAGGCGTGGCGATTGCCATTCAAGCCAAAGACGTACCAGGTGAACTGGATATTGGTGCCATCCTACCAGGTGACCCACTGCTTGCAGACGGCAAAGTAGAATACTACGGCCAACCTGTGATTGCGGTAGCAGCCAACGATTTAGAAACCGCACGCAAAGCCGCACACGCTGCGATTATTGAATACGAAGAGCTACCAGCCATTCTTGATGTAAAAGAAGCGTTGGCAAAAGAGCACTTCGTAACAGAAAGCCACACTCAACAGCGTGGTGACTCGAAAGCCGCACTGGCAAAAGCAAAACACGTGATCTCTGGCGACCTAGAGATCGGCGGACAAGAACACTTCTACTTAGAAACCCAAATCAGTAGCGTGATGCCCACTGAAGATGGCGGCATGATCGTTTACACCTCGACACAAAACCCGACTGAAGTTCAAAAACTGGTTGCGGAAGTGATTGGCGTACCGATGCACAAAGTCGTGATTGATATGCGTCGTATGGGTGGTGGTTTCGGTGGTAAAGAGACTCAAGCGGCCTCTCCAGCATGTATGGCTGCGGTTATTGCTCACCTTACAGGCCGACCTACCAAAATGCGTCTGCTGCGTAATGAAGACATGCAGCAGACCGGTAAACGCCACCCGTTCTACAATCAATACACAGTCGGTTTTGACGACAATGGTGTGATTCAAGGTGCCGACATTACCGTTGCAGGTAACTGCGGTTACTCACCAGACTTATCAAGCTCTATCGTCGACCGTGCAATGTTCCACTCAGACAACGCTTATTACCTAGGCGATGCAACTGTAGTGGGTCATCGATGCAAAACCAATACAGCATCGAACACCGCTTATCGTGGCTTTGGTGGCCCGCAAGGCATGATGACCATCGAACACATCATGGACGAGATTGCGCGTTACCTGAAAAAAGATCCTTTGGAAGTACGTAAGGCGAACTACTACGGCGAAGAAGGCCGTAACGTAACCCATTACTACCAAACCGTTGAAGACAACTTTTTACCTGAGATAACCGAACAGCTTGAACGCAGCAGTGACTATCACGCACGTCGTAAAGAAATCGCTGAGTTCAACAAGCAAAGCCCTATCTTGAAGAAAGGCCTAGCGATCACACCCGTGAAATTCGGCATCTCGTTTACTGCGACTTTCTTGAACCAAGCAGGTGCGCTCATCCATATCTACACCGATGGCAGTATTCATTTGAATCACGGTGGTACGGAAATGGGGCAAGGCTTGAACATCAAAGTGGCACAAATCGTTGCACAGGAGTTCCAAGTCGATGTCGAACGTATCCAGATCACCGCTACAAACACAGACAAAGTTCCGAACACATCACCAACCGCAGCCTCATCGGGCGCCGACCTCAACGGTAAGGCCGCGCAAAACGCCGCAATAACCATTAAGCAGCGCCTGATCGACTTCGCTTCTTCACACTTCAAAGTGTGGCCTGAAGAGGTGGTGTTTAAGAACGGCATGGTGCAGATCCGCGATGAGATCATGACCTTCAACTCGTTTGTTGAGCTGGCTTGGTTTAACCAAATCTCGCTATCGAGCACGGGCTTCTACCGCACTCCAAAGATCTATTACGATCATGAGAAAGCGCGCGGCCGCCCGTTCTACTACTACGCGTATGGCGCATCTTGTTCAGAAGTCATCATCGATACTCTAACTGGCGAGAACAAAATTCTGCGTGTCGACATTCTGCATGACGTAGGCGCTTCACTGAACCCAGCGATTGATATCGGCCAAGTCGAAGGTGGCTTTGTGCAAGGTGTCGGTTGGTTAACGACAGAAGAGTTGGTGTGGAACCAACAAGGCCGCTTAATGACCAATGGCCCAGCGAGTTACAAAATCCCTGCGATTGCTGATATGCCGATTGATTTCAGAACGCACCTGTTGGAAAACCGCAGCAACCCAGAAGATACTGTCTTCAACTCGAAAGCCGTGGGTGAGCCCCCTTTCATGTTGGGTATGTCGGTATGGAGCGCACTGAAAGATGCGATTAGCTATGTCGCTGTCGATGGTGCGATTCCTAAGCTCAACACACCAGCAACGCCAGAGCGTATTCTGATGGCGATTCAGGAAGTGACTGAAACGGCTCCGACTTCGGTCGATGCACAATCAGAAACGGCTTAGGGCGTAATAAACAGCTTAGGAAGCATAGAAGGGATTTAGGAGGACATATGTTTAAGGATAATTGGATTCACGAACTGGCAAAACTGGAAGAGAACTACGAGCCATGTGTAATGGTGACGGTTCTTGAAGACAGAGGCTCAGTGCCGCGTGATGCGGGTACCAAGATGCTTGTCACTCGTGACCGAATCATCGCTACGATTGGTGGTGGTCACCTTGAACATGTGGCCACTAAAATGGCGCGCGAAATGCTGATTGCCAGCGAAAAATCACTCAAAGTGGAACGCTTCAACCTAGGTGCTCGTTTAGGCCAGTGTTGTGGCGGTATGGCTACATTGAGCTTTGAACCAATAGGCACTCAACAGAATCACCTTGTGTTGTTTGGTGCAGGCCATGTGGCAAAGGCGCTGCTGCACATTGTTGCGACCCTGCCCTTCCGTGTGACCTGGATTGATGAACGCGAAGAAGTATTCCCTGAAACGCTGCCACACGGTGTGAAAAAGCTTGTATCAGACGATCCAGTCGGCGAAGTAAAACACATGCCGCCGAACAGCTATTACCTAGTGATGACCCACAATCACCAGCTCGATTTCGATTTAACCAAAGCGATTATCGACCGTGAAGACAGCCGTTACTTTGGCATGATTGGTTCGCTCACTA contains:
- a CDS encoding GntR family transcriptional regulator, with protein sequence MTALKNSVSKGVKTKVTGQTQDDVVYCHIFDAILEQRLPPATKLSEEALAEIFGVSRTIIRRALLRLSLEQVVVIRPNRGAMIAAPTVDEAKQIFKAREVMELAITELAVKNATKAQIEECRKLVAKENCAFDQGDYGSGLRLSGEFHIKLAEMAENAPLLAFQRSLVSQTSLLIAQYETGNHSNCSLDEHEGLLDAIESGDEEQAVELMKEHLSHIRSKLNLDSSTASSDLHVVFSDLLKNKS
- the xdhA gene encoding xanthine dehydrogenase small subunit; the protein is MTVLNYLRTKVNKTGTKEGCGSGDCGACTVVLGEVVDGQLQYRSVNSCLTFVSALHGKQLITVEDLQNRDKSLHPVQKAVVDFHGSQCGYCTPGFIMSMFALGKNKPDASKEDVMESLAGNLCRCTGYRPIVDAAMSLSTDQPLIDQFAELERNTIKKLEDIQDTEANLRLGHLTAFSPKSTDELAKLFQAHPNAKLVAGGTDLALEVTQFHREIETLISVNLVEDMKVCEETDTDLIIGANLPISDSYALLKKHYPDFGELLHRFASLQVRNQGTIGGNVANASPIGDTPPLLIALNAKIKLRCGDESRTMPIEDYFISYKVTAQKESEFIEQIIIPKPTNDSFRAYKLSKRLDDDISAVCGAFDIQIEDGKVSYARIAFGGMAATPKRAARCENTLLGKQWTDANIKLAMQELYNDFEPLSDFRASQEYRSLSAANMLRRYFIEQQNKNNQIETRVTSYV
- the xdhB gene encoding xanthine dehydrogenase molybdopterin binding subunit, producing the protein MSNSNKHAMTHEEMVTIAKQDLKTGVGKSVKHDSAAKQVTGEAVYIDDRLEFPNQLHVYARLSTQAHANITKIDLSPCYEFEGVAIAIQAKDVPGELDIGAILPGDPLLADGKVEYYGQPVIAVAANDLETARKAAHAAIIEYEELPAILDVKEALAKEHFVTESHTQQRGDSKAALAKAKHVISGDLEIGGQEHFYLETQISSVMPTEDGGMIVYTSTQNPTEVQKLVAEVIGVPMHKVVIDMRRMGGGFGGKETQAASPACMAAVIAHLTGRPTKMRLLRNEDMQQTGKRHPFYNQYTVGFDDNGVIQGADITVAGNCGYSPDLSSSIVDRAMFHSDNAYYLGDATVVGHRCKTNTASNTAYRGFGGPQGMMTIEHIMDEIARYLKKDPLEVRKANYYGEEGRNVTHYYQTVEDNFLPEITEQLERSSDYHARRKEIAEFNKQSPILKKGLAITPVKFGISFTATFLNQAGALIHIYTDGSIHLNHGGTEMGQGLNIKVAQIVAQEFQVDVERIQITATNTDKVPNTSPTAASSGADLNGKAAQNAAITIKQRLIDFASSHFKVWPEEVVFKNGMVQIRDEIMTFNSFVELAWFNQISLSSTGFYRTPKIYYDHEKARGRPFYYYAYGASCSEVIIDTLTGENKILRVDILHDVGASLNPAIDIGQVEGGFVQGVGWLTTEELVWNQQGRLMTNGPASYKIPAIADMPIDFRTHLLENRSNPEDTVFNSKAVGEPPFMLGMSVWSALKDAISYVAVDGAIPKLNTPATPERILMAIQEVTETAPTSVDAQSETA
- the xdhC gene encoding xanthine dehydrogenase accessory protein XdhC, which gives rise to MFKDNWIHELAKLEENYEPCVMVTVLEDRGSVPRDAGTKMLVTRDRIIATIGGGHLEHVATKMAREMLIASEKSLKVERFNLGARLGQCCGGMATLSFEPIGTQQNHLVLFGAGHVAKALLHIVATLPFRVTWIDEREEVFPETLPHGVKKLVSDDPVGEVKHMPPNSYYLVMTHNHQLDFDLTKAIIDREDSRYFGMIGSLTKRKKFDFRLEQRGYSQEQIETMVCPIGISTVNGKHPAEIAVSVAGELIAHYQGQALEQKRPTKQYRNQDLTDQHSQPSDVGEPPLEEKIA